The genomic stretch CCAGCGACGGGACCACACGTGCTTGGGAACACGCCCGTCGCCGGCGCACCGCAAATTTGGGAAAACCTCCCGATTCGAACTCCAGGCAAGCGTTCGGCCTCCGGCTCGAGCGTGTAAATCGTCGGGGTTCCAGGCGCGCCCGCGAATAAAAGGCTCATCGCCGATAACGATATGGAGAGTACCGCCGTGAACAAGATCCGCCACGCCTTCTACGCCGGCCTCGGCGCCGGCCTTTTTGCCGTTTCCAGTACCGCGCAGGCCGAGTTGTCGGCGATGGTCGCGGTGGAACCGACCTCCCGCCAGGACGCTTTCATGCTGTCGCGGGCGACGATGGAATCGGGTCTCGGCAAAGCGCTGGGACAGCAGATCACCGTCAGCAAAAGCGAGGAACTGGCCGATGTGATGCGGGCCACCCGCAGCGCCGAATACGATGTGTTCATCGCGCCCGCCCAGGTCGCAGCGTCCGCGCTGATGCGGGGCTACGAGCTGATCGGTTCGACCGACCCGGCCGAGCAATACGTGCTGGTGGGCCGTCAGCAGGTGCCCACCACACGGGACATGAAGGGCGGGCGGCTCTACCTGCCTCAGCAGGACTCGATCTACACCTACATGGCGCGCGGCATGCTGAACGCCAGCGGTTTGTCTTTCAAGGACCTGCGCGCCGTGCAGCACGAACGCTATCCGCAAGCCGGCCTGACGGCGCTGATGCTGGGCGCGACCGACGCCACGGTGGTACGGCGCAGCGACTGGGAAGCCTGGGACAAGGCCTACCCCGGCGTCGGCAAGGTGCTGGCGACTTCGGGCCAAGTGCCCGGCGGATTCTCGGTGGTGATGAAAAAGGATTTGGCAGCGGACCTGCGCGCCAAGGTCGCCAATTGGTTCGCCAACTCGGCGATCACCTGCGGCCTGAAACCGATCGCGGCACGCGCGGAGGTGGCGGAATACAAGGCGGTGGCCGAATTGGGTCTGTTCACGCCGACGCATTTGCCGGGTGCGAAGGTGGTGAAAGCTGCCGACGTGCAACAGTTGATCGCGAATGGCACGGTATTCGTCGATACCCGCAGCGAAAAGGAATACAAAGCCAAACGCGTGCCGCAAGCGATTTTCATTCCCTATCACGAAAAGAGTTTGAAAGACGTGGCATTCGACAGCACGCAGGACGATTTCAAAGGCCTGGCCCAGCTCGACAAAAACAAGCCGGTCATATTCTCCTGTAACGGCGCCGAATGCTGGAAGTCGTACAAGGCCAGCCGTACGGCCCTCGGCCAGGGTTTCAAGCAGGTGTATTGGTTCCGCGGCGGTTTGCCCGAATGGGAGGCCGCGGGCCTGAGCCTGGCCAAAAACTAGGTCGCTGGCGGTACCGCGATGCGGTAAAAACCGGGAGATGACCTGGGTCGATTGGATGTCCCTGGCGGTGCTGGCGCTGTGCGCCGCCACGCTCTTCGAAGTGCATCTCGGCGCCAGGCGATTGCGCTACCTGCGTGATCTGGAAGCACCTGGCGCCGATACGACCCCGCTCCGGGTGTCGGTGGTGGTGCCGGCACTGAACGAGGCCGACACGCTGGAACCGGCGCTGCGGTCGCTGCTCGCCTCCGAGGCCCGGCCCGAGGTGGTGGTGGTCGACGATCGATCGACCGACGCCACACCCCAGGTGCTGGCCCGGCTGCAGGCCGAGCAGCCGCGGCTGCGGGTGCTGCGCGTCGACCGCCTGCCGGAGGGCTGGCTCGGCAAGAACCACGCGCTGCAGCAAGGCGCGGCGCACGCCAGCGGCGAGTGGCTGCTGTTCACCGACGCCGACGTGGTGTTCGAGCCCAGCGCCATCGCCCGCGCCGCCCACCATTGCCGC from Caldimonas brevitalea encodes the following:
- a CDS encoding rhodanese-like domain-containing protein, whose product is MNKIRHAFYAGLGAGLFAVSSTAQAELSAMVAVEPTSRQDAFMLSRATMESGLGKALGQQITVSKSEELADVMRATRSAEYDVFIAPAQVAASALMRGYELIGSTDPAEQYVLVGRQQVPTTRDMKGGRLYLPQQDSIYTYMARGMLNASGLSFKDLRAVQHERYPQAGLTALMLGATDATVVRRSDWEAWDKAYPGVGKVLATSGQVPGGFSVVMKKDLAADLRAKVANWFANSAITCGLKPIAARAEVAEYKAVAELGLFTPTHLPGAKVVKAADVQQLIANGTVFVDTRSEKEYKAKRVPQAIFIPYHEKSLKDVAFDSTQDDFKGLAQLDKNKPVIFSCNGAECWKSYKASRTALGQGFKQVYWFRGGLPEWEAAGLSLAKN